A region of the Jatrophihabitans sp. genome:
GGGCGTTTCCAACTCTCCTCACCTGCCGCATTTGGCCGCGAACCGCTGTTCGCCGTCGGGCGCACTCGAATTGGCTGCGCGCCACGCGGCCGGCAAGTGAGGTACGTCGAGGTGTCCGCCCGGACGGCGATGGCTGATGGCTCGTCGGACGGCAGCCACTGTGGTGCGGCAGAGGCATGCCCAGCGCCCTGGCGGCTCCGGTGCGACGGGTGCGACGGGGCGGCGGGTGTGGCGATGAGTTCCACCAGGCGGAGCTGAGCCGGGCGCAGCTGGGCCAGATCAGTGACCTGATGGCCTCGCCCGCCACCGGCTCGGATGCGGTGCTGTGGGCCACGGGGCGCACCCTGGAAGCCGCCGACCAACTTCTGCAGGCCTACCCCGCCGGGCGGTCACCGCCGCGACGACGGCTGCCATCCGCGCGCCGGCGAACGGGCACCCCGGTCCGCGGGCTCCCAGCGGGACCGGACTGAATCCGGCTCAAAAATCTGTTCGAACATGACGAACGCCGCAGTCCCGGCGGGAGCTGCGGCGTTCGGCAAGCTTCGGTGAGTTACACCTCGGCAGGGGTGTTGGTGTTTCCCTCGAGTAGCGAGCGAACTTCTGACTCACGGTAGCGGCGGTGGCCGCCAAGCGTGCGAATCGAGGTAAGCTTGCCAGCCTTCGCCCAACGAGTAACCGTTTTGGGGTCCACTCGGAAGAGCGTCGCCACCTCTGACGGAGTCAGCAGCGGCTCAGACTCTGTACGTTGACGAGGATTGGTCATTGACCCTCGCCCCCTTCCTGGATATTTATAACGCGCATCCCGTTGCGACGTCCTAGGAAGTATGCACCAGTTTCCGATGCAACTTCTTGTCTGCACGCTGTGAAGTTTGACTCCTTAGATTACGATTTCGCATCGAAGCGCTATAAACCTGTATTTCTTACACAGTTGGTGATCACAGAAACACGGCGGGTTAGCGAGCTCCTGCTCGGGCCACCTGCAACGTGCTCAACACCACATGCGACACCCGC
Encoded here:
- a CDS encoding BldC family transcriptional regulator; this translates as MTNPRQRTESEPLLTPSEVATLFRVDPKTVTRWAKAGKLTSIRTLGGHRRYRESEVRSLLEGNTNTPAEV